In Silene latifolia isolate original U9 population chromosome X, ASM4854445v1, whole genome shotgun sequence, the following proteins share a genomic window:
- the LOC141623953 gene encoding mannan endo-1,4-beta-mannosidase 2-like, with protein sequence MLAINGLFFPVIGTATLITFMFMSFGGVGNMFKQQNYSFVARVGHQLMLDGKPFYINGWNSYWLMDHAVDDFNKPKVNEMLLAGSKMGLTVCRTWAFNDAAYHALQISPGQFDEQSFQALDYVIAEARRNGVRLILSLVNNLQAYGGKAQYVKWAWEEGVGISSSNDSFFFDPSIQTYFKNYITTVLTRKNTITGIEYRDDPIILAWELINEPRCMSDPSGDTLQEWIKEMSKFIKAIDEKHLVTIGLEGFYDSKNSKSALNPSEWTGATGSDFIRDNDLPSIDFASIHVYPDQWLASENLEDKLEFVKKWLLTHIEDGDKRLKKPVVLTEFGLSSGNKDFDPSHRDKLNKLVFDIIYKSAKRNKAGAGSFIWQFFVKGMEEYHDDFGMVPWERPSTFESIVGQSCRLARLQGHHSNFQGSFRDLCQQIK encoded by the exons ATGTTGGCAATTAATGGACTGTTCTTTCCAGTGATTGGGACAGCAACATTGATTACATTCATGTTTATGTCATTTGGTGGAGTTGGTAATATGTTTAAGCAACAAAATTATAGTTTTGTAGCGAGAGTTGGACACCAATTAATGTTGGATGGAAAACCATTTTACATAAATGGGTGGAATTCATATTGGTTAATGGATCATGCTGTTGATGATTTCAATAAGCCGAAAGTTAATGAAATGTTATTAGCTGGATCTAAAATGGGTCTCACTGTTTGTAGAACTTGGGCTTTCAATGATGCTGCTTACCATGCTTTGCAGATTTCACCTGGTCAATTTGATGAGCAATCTTTTCAG GCATTGGATTACGTAATTGCAGAAGCGAGAAGAAATGGAGTGAGGTTGATCCTAAGTTTAGTGAACAATTTGCAAGCATATGGAGGGAAAGCACAATATGTGAAATGGGCATGGGAAGAAGGCGTTGGAATAAGCTCATCGAATGATTCTTTCTTCTTTGATCCATCCATCCAAACCTATTTCAAGAATTATATCACG ACGGTGCTTACAAGGAAGAATACCATCACTGGAATTGAGTACCGGGATGATCCGATTATACTTGCTTGGGAGTTGATTAATGAACCACGTTGCATGTCTGACCCTTCAGGTGACACGCTACAA GAATGGATCAAGGAAATGTCGAAGTTTATCAAAGCAATTGATGAAAAGCATTTGGTAACCATAGGCCTAGAAGGCTTTTATGATTCAAAGAATTCAAAATCAGCTCTGAATCCTTCTGAATGGACAGGGGCAACTGGATCCGACTTTATCCGCGACAATGACTTACCTTCAATTGATTTCGCTTCAATTCATGTGTACCCTGATCAGTG GCTCGCTTCTGAAAACCTTGAAGACAAATTGGAATTTGTGAAGAAGTGGTTGTTAACACACATTGAAGACGGTGATAAACGACTAAAAAAACCCGTGGTTCTCACAGAATTCGGACTGTCAAGCGGGAACAAGGACTTTGACCCTTCACATCGTGACAAGCTTAATAAACTTGTGTTTGACATCATATACAAGTCTGCAAAAAGGAACAAGGCTGGAGCCGGTTCATTTATTTGGCAGTTTTTTGTGAAAGGAATGGAGGAGTATCATGATGATTTCGGAATGGTTCCTTGGGAAAGGCCATCCACTTTCGAGTCAATAGTCGGACAGTCTTGTAGGTTGGCTCGActgcaaggacatcattctaatTTCCAGGGTAGTTTCAGAGACTTGTGTCAACAAATTAAATGA